atatacatataccaaacatctacatacatatgtatgtacgcatcatatttatatctctttatcaATAATGCAGAACCACtatgtaatacatacatagtatTCATTTTACGTCATTTGTCATATACAACCtgtttttacctttattaccagTTAATACCTGTGTTAAACCTGTAGGCATACTTCAAACATATTAACGCCCAATGGGCATGAGACCATTTGCAAAGACACAAGAAGAGTTTTCAATACTTTTCATAACTTTCATAAGAATGTGATTCCATACCTTAATAAACAGATATACCTCTTGATCGattaatattgtatgtatagCCTTAGATATGCTGTTGGCATTATAgttcttttcgcttttttttttttttctttctttttttgtgtagtatagaaaaatgtgaaatataCTTACTTGTATCCTCCACCAGAGCGGTCACCATATCCTCCACGATCGCCATATctacctccaccaccaccaccttgACCTATTaacaatgttaaatattattttatttataaaaacaatatcaaagaaaaatattctcccccctttttttcatatcaattataatatattacctCCGCCATATCCTCCACCAGAGTTGCTGCGACTGTATCCACCGCTGCTGCTATTGTTGCTACTTCCTCCATGACCATAACTTCCTCCCCCGTAACTGCCACTACCGCTATTTCCAGAATTACTCCCACCACTGTAGCTATTTTGTCCATAACCACCTTGACCTGGCGATTGATTATAATCTTGACTACTTCCGGTATAAACACTCCCATAGCTTCCATAACTGCCTCCAGTGTTTGGAGGTGGTTGactatattgattataattaccACCACCCGTAGAAGGTGGCGGATAAGATGTATCCTGTCCTGTTGTCGGAGGGGGTTGACTATATTGATTGTACCCCTGTTGTTGGTAACTTGAATActctataaatgaaaataatttatcattatcaacatATATGCAATTCCAatgatgaatatattttaatagttcTCAACTTAAATACTTTggacaaataattaaataaatataatacctaCTTTGACTTTAATCATGGATCCATAATTTTGAATACTTAagtatataattgataatatatttttagtatGATACATTAAAACACATCTATGGTTATAGTAATAGAATGCGAatacaaatatagaaatacaGGACCTTTCGATTATTGCGTATTGATAggtaaaaaaggaatgaagaaaatgatcaAATAAATGGACGATTTACATTCATACACAACgctactttttatatatatatatattgtgtatatatatatatatatatatatatattatatatcgatcggTACATATACCACttataattttcaacgatgtgattctaaaaatgtatataacgtaattatatctcgaaaaagaagaaacgaaataaaaattattttagataaataatttattgtttataacgttgtatgtaaaaatgtaaataaaaggttaataataacgatgcaATTAGATGCGTTTATAATACTGAAGTTTTTTCGATTGAGCGTCATCGAGCTTTATTAAAATGTGGAACATTCGTTCCCGTAattgttatctttttaataaaatcgatatagtTACGtgaacatttaataatattattattgttaattgaaCTCTTTTACTTACGGTTGTCCGTCATATTGCTTCTTTATGATCAAAGAACTATTTCGTGAAAAGAAGCAAGTAATGGCGGGAAATTAACCGCCTAGAATACTCAAAGTAACCCAAGGTGTTGTCGCCAAGACTGAGATCGAGCTTCGCTTCACTATCGGAAGTTGGCTGATGTTTACCGGAAGTACCCATAACGCATATAACCAACTCTAATCATATACGATACtgtaaaagtattaatagtatataaattgaaattaaaaaagtcaatataatatttataaggaaacatttttattattgataaaatgtatttaggaaatatttaatttcatcaaaATGTTCGACTTAATATTTTTGACCTATCGTTTAACTCATTGTTGAATTAAGCTGAATTCTTATTGGTTGAAAAATTTGTAGAAACGGTTTCCCCCTTTTAAactattcttattaaattataaatagattagATCAAATGGAAATAAGATGCTCgctgatttttatttctttttcttattcattgttattgaaatataaaaatagttttattttcgtaGTATCTTAAATTACTTTAAATAACTAATGGATAACGCaaggtattataaatattattaagttaatgttaaaatgatgaaaatattattaaatttatataaattttatcattgctTCATAAATACTGTAcatgtttgaaaatttttaatttttttccaataaacTTTCttcagatttatttatttatttttttttaaatagttgATTCGATGCAAAGGAATCATTAATTGACGAAATAATCTATTaaagaattgatttttatactattatatcgGAGAGATAATCTGtacaaatttaaatgaaacatcaataatatcgttcaaaaataatttaaacttattttataattaacattttaaattgttataagAAACTTATCTTATTACAACACAATCAAACTGTACAAAACAAATTCAAtgttatgtattaataaatttgatcatCAAATCCCTAGGATCACAAAATTGtgattatatacaaataggAAACacatttatatgtgtgtgtgtgtatgtatatatatatatatatgtatgtatgtgtatttgaaAATAGAGATAACTTATTTGTATCAACTATGatgttcgattaaaaattaggtaaaaattgaatttgacAGATTAGAGATCACGAATTGGAATGCTGAGAAGGAGTGAGTCCACCGGTATGCTCGGGGCtatgcttttgtttttttcgctttttttcctttttccgtttcttccttgcttctttttcttcgtcgtgccttttctgctttttatgtttcttttcatGCGTATCCGAACTACTAATATCCGTCGTAGCCGTCTCTTGGCCCGTTGGTATTTCACCAGGTTTATGTTTATGCTTTTTATGTTTGTTCTTATGTTTCCTTTGAGGAGCTTGATTTACGTACCTATATTGTTCCggtaactataaaaaaaagaaaaagaaaaagaaaaaaaaaaaaaaaaaaggaagaaagaaagaagataattaatgataCGCTTTCcttgttataacaataataataaataatgaataatgaaatCTTACTGGCCCTGGATGTAATCTAAAGCCAGCTAATTGCACACTAGTCAATGGTAATAATTCTTTACCACCAATTGGAGGTTTCTCTATCACAGACCTCAATGAACTgtgaaatatattgataaatcaATTGACATtatgaatagagaaagagaaaaaaaaacaaaacaatgtGATAAAGAatgtactatataaatattattaataatattatacctgTTGTCTTGATGACCGGGTGTATCTATATTACCAGGTAAATTTGGAAGGAAAGACGATAATTGTTCCTTAAGCTTTTTACCGCTAAATTTACTGTAGGAATGTTCTAAACCATAATATGCCATCAAATTTGTTGCTCCAGTAAGTTCGCTCTCCcctaaaataaatcaatgatatatcaatggttgtataaaaaaaaaaaaaaaaaaaaaaaaaaaaattaaatgacattATATTATAGCAATAACgatagattaataaatatgttatgtgatcaattaaaagaaatcatattACCGGGTGgttctttcattaaataaaaaggaccACTGTGAACGATCGAGGGATTTTTTCCGAGGGAAATCGTCGTTTTGAGGGTCCCTGTCGAGTCTTGACGAGAAACAACA
The window above is part of the Vespa velutina chromosome 24, iVesVel2.1, whole genome shotgun sequence genome. Proteins encoded here:
- the LOC124956853 gene encoding mediator of RNA polymerase II transcription subunit 19, whose translation is MMGDQFRSKVEQYSPKSSPRGARSPVVSRQDSTGTLKTTISLGKNPSIVHSGPFYLMKEPPGESELTGATNLMAYYGLEHSYSKFSGKKLKEQLSSFLPNLPGNIDTPGHQDNSSLRSVIEKPPIGGKELLPLTSVQLAGFRLHPGPLPEQYRYVNQAPQRKHKNKHKKHKHKPGEIPTGQETATTDISSSDTHEKKHKKQKRHDEEKEARKKRKKEKKRKKQKHSPEHTGGLTPSQHSNS